In Erythrobacter litoralis HTCC2594, a single genomic region encodes these proteins:
- a CDS encoding acyl-CoA carboxylase subunit beta, giving the protein MSANIAEMERRREAAHLGGGQKRIDAQHAKGKLTARERLDVLLDEDSFEELDTYVEHNCVDFGMADQKIPGDGVVTGSGTINGRLVYVFSQDFTVFGGSLSKRHAEKICKVMDTAMKVGAPVIGLNDSGGARIQEGVASLGGYAEVFQRNVLASGVVPQISLIMGPCAGGAVYSPAMTDFIFMVEDSSYMFVTGPEVVKTVTNETVTQEELGGAKTHTTKTSVADNAFENDIEALLATRNFFDFLPLSNREQVPERPTADPFDREEHSLDTLIPANANQPYDMHEVIRKVVDEGDFFEVQPAHAANILCGFGRVEGRTVGVVANQPMVLAGVLDINSSKKAARFVRFCDAFEIPILTFVDVPGFLPGTAQEHNGIIKHGAKLLFAYAEATVPKITVITRKAYGGAYDVMASKHLRGDLNYAWPTAEIAVMGAKGAVEIIFRQDRDDPDKIAEKTKEYEDRFANPFVAASRGYIDEVIYPHSTRKRIALGLRKLRTKSLENPWKKHDNIPL; this is encoded by the coding sequence ATGTCCGCCAATATCGCCGAAATGGAACGTCGCCGCGAAGCTGCCCATCTGGGCGGAGGCCAGAAGCGGATCGATGCGCAGCATGCCAAGGGCAAGCTGACTGCGCGCGAGCGGCTCGATGTGCTGCTGGACGAGGATAGCTTCGAAGAGCTCGATACCTACGTGGAGCATAATTGCGTCGATTTCGGCATGGCGGATCAGAAGATCCCGGGCGACGGCGTGGTCACCGGCAGCGGCACGATCAACGGGCGGCTGGTCTATGTCTTCAGCCAGGACTTCACCGTCTTCGGCGGCTCGCTGTCGAAGCGCCATGCGGAGAAGATCTGCAAGGTGATGGACACCGCGATGAAGGTCGGTGCGCCGGTGATCGGCCTCAACGATTCCGGCGGCGCGCGCATCCAGGAAGGCGTTGCGTCGCTCGGCGGCTATGCCGAAGTGTTCCAGCGCAATGTGCTCGCCAGCGGCGTGGTGCCGCAGATCAGCCTCATCATGGGGCCCTGCGCGGGCGGGGCGGTCTATAGCCCCGCGATGACCGACTTCATCTTCATGGTGGAGGACAGCTCCTATATGTTCGTCACCGGGCCGGAGGTGGTGAAGACCGTCACCAACGAGACCGTGACGCAGGAAGAGCTGGGCGGGGCGAAGACCCACACCACCAAGACTTCGGTCGCAGATAACGCATTCGAAAACGATATCGAAGCGCTGCTGGCGACCCGCAATTTCTTCGATTTCCTGCCGCTCAGCAATCGCGAGCAGGTCCCCGAGCGACCCACGGCGGATCCGTTCGACCGCGAGGAACACAGCCTCGACACGCTGATCCCGGCCAATGCCAACCAGCCTTACGACATGCACGAAGTCATCCGCAAAGTGGTGGACGAAGGCGATTTCTTCGAAGTCCAGCCGGCGCATGCGGCGAACATCCTGTGCGGGTTCGGCCGGGTCGAGGGCCGCACCGTGGGCGTAGTCGCCAACCAGCCGATGGTGCTGGCTGGCGTGCTCGACATCAATTCGTCGAAGAAGGCCGCGCGCTTCGTGCGCTTCTGCGATGCCTTCGAGATCCCGATCCTGACCTTCGTCGACGTCCCCGGCTTCCTGCCCGGAACAGCGCAGGAGCATAACGGCATCATCAAGCACGGCGCAAAACTGCTGTTCGCCTATGCCGAGGCGACCGTGCCCAAGATCACCGTCATCACCCGCAAGGCTTATGGCGGCGCGTACGATGTGATGGCCTCGAAGCACTTGCGCGGCGACTTGAACTACGCCTGGCCCACTGCCGAGATCGCCGTGATGGGCGCCAAGGGCGCGGTGGAGATCATCTTCCGCCAGGACCGCGACGATCCCGACAAGATCGCCGAGAAAACCAAGGAATACGAAGACCGATTCGCCAACCCCTTCGTGGCGGCGAGCCGCGGCTATATCGACGAGGTGATCTACCCGCACTCGACGCGGAAGCGCATCGCGCTGGGGCTAAGGAAACTGCGGACGAAGAGCCTCGAGAACCCTTGGAAGAAGCATGATAATATTCCGTTGTGA
- a CDS encoding glutathione S-transferase family protein: protein MLFYDSPNPAPNPRRVRIFAAEKGIELPSKQVSIIEREQKSDAYLKINPRGQTPALETDDGEVITESVAICRYLEALHPDPPLFGTTPLEIAHIEQWCRRVEMILMPPIGAVWVHTHPFTARLPGRNAEWGEANRLRVEDAFRFFDTSLEGREFLATDRYTMADILLVTTMDFAKFVGCGAPDDCAALHAWHDHVSARPSAAA, encoded by the coding sequence ATGCTGTTCTACGACAGCCCGAACCCGGCGCCCAACCCACGCCGGGTGCGCATTTTCGCTGCCGAGAAAGGCATCGAGCTGCCGAGCAAGCAAGTCTCGATCATCGAGCGCGAGCAGAAATCGGACGCGTACCTCAAGATCAATCCGCGCGGGCAAACCCCGGCGCTGGAAACCGACGATGGCGAGGTCATCACCGAGAGCGTCGCGATCTGTCGCTATCTCGAAGCGCTGCATCCCGATCCTCCGCTGTTCGGCACCACGCCGCTCGAAATCGCGCATATCGAGCAATGGTGTCGCCGAGTCGAAATGATCCTGATGCCGCCCATCGGCGCGGTGTGGGTTCACACGCATCCCTTCACCGCGCGCCTTCCGGGCCGCAATGCCGAATGGGGTGAAGCCAACCGCCTGCGGGTCGAGGACGCCTTCCGTTTCTTCGACACATCGCTGGAAGGGCGTGAATTTCTCGCCACGGATCGCTATACGATGGCCGACATATTACTGGTTACGACGATGGATTTCGCCAAATTCGTGGGTTGCGGAGCGCCCGATGACTGTGCAGCGCTCCACGCCTGGCACGACCATGTAAGCGCGCGGCCAAGCGCCGCTGCTTGA
- the scpA gene encoding methylmalonyl-CoA mutase: MTDKPTVSDWEALADKESKGRDLTWDTPEGFTIKPLYTAEDTADLDPGLPGFAPFTRGVKASMYAGRPWTIRQYAGFSTAEESNAFYRRNLAAGQKGLSVAFDLATHRGYDSDHPRVVGDVGKAGVAIDTVADMEILFDQIPLDSMSVSMTMNGAVIPVLAFYIVAGERQGVSAEQLSGTIQNDILKEFMVRNTYIYPPEPSMRIVSDIIAYTSANMPKFNSISISGYHMHEAGATAVQELAFTIADGKEYAERAMATGLDIDAFAGRLSFFFGIGMNFFMEIAKLRAARTLWWKVMDGLGAKSERSKMLRTHCQTSGVSLQEQDPYNNVIRTTIEAMAATLGGTQSLHTNALDEAIALPTDFSARIARNTQLVLQEESGITNVVDPLGGSYYIEALTAKLVEEAEVMLEQIEAEGGMTAYVATGKPKAAIERAAAEKQTSVDKGETVIVGVNKYRRDVEDEIDTLDIDNHKVRQGQIARLKRVRDERDEAACQAALEELTKGGAGGGNVLELAVKAARHDATLGEISSAMEEVFGRHDATPKPVSGVYKSAYEFDHRWQQVTDGVEAVERRLGRKPRIMVAKMGQDGHDRGANVIASAFADMGFEVVSGPLFQTPKEAMAMALENGVDAIGASSLAAGHKTLIPELIDLLREAGRSDIKVVAGGVIPPQDYDFLREAGVQGIYGPGSNVVECGADMLRLLGHNMPPAGDELDEAAE, translated from the coding sequence ATGACTGACAAACCGACCGTTTCCGATTGGGAAGCCCTTGCGGACAAGGAGAGCAAGGGTCGCGACCTCACCTGGGACACGCCCGAGGGCTTCACGATCAAGCCGCTCTATACGGCGGAGGACACCGCTGACCTTGATCCCGGCCTGCCGGGATTCGCGCCTTTCACGCGCGGGGTGAAGGCTTCGATGTATGCCGGGCGGCCGTGGACGATCCGCCAATATGCGGGTTTCTCGACTGCCGAAGAATCCAACGCCTTTTATCGCCGCAATCTCGCGGCGGGCCAGAAGGGCCTCTCGGTAGCCTTCGATCTCGCCACGCACCGCGGCTATGACAGCGACCATCCGCGCGTCGTCGGCGATGTCGGCAAGGCGGGCGTTGCGATTGATACCGTCGCGGACATGGAAATCCTGTTCGACCAGATCCCGCTCGATTCGATGTCGGTCAGCATGACGATGAACGGTGCGGTGATCCCCGTGCTGGCGTTCTACATCGTCGCAGGCGAGCGGCAGGGGGTGAGCGCCGAGCAGCTTTCCGGGACCATCCAGAACGACATCCTCAAGGAGTTCATGGTCCGCAACACCTATATCTATCCGCCCGAACCGAGCATGCGGATCGTTAGCGACATCATCGCCTACACTTCCGCCAACATGCCGAAATTCAACAGCATTTCGATTTCGGGCTATCACATGCACGAGGCCGGGGCGACGGCGGTGCAGGAACTCGCCTTTACCATCGCCGACGGCAAGGAATATGCCGAGCGGGCGATGGCGACCGGGCTCGATATCGACGCCTTTGCGGGCCGACTGAGCTTCTTCTTCGGCATCGGCATGAACTTCTTCATGGAGATCGCCAAGCTGCGCGCGGCGCGCACGCTGTGGTGGAAGGTGATGGACGGGCTGGGCGCCAAGTCCGAACGCTCCAAGATGCTACGAACCCATTGCCAGACATCGGGCGTCAGCTTGCAGGAGCAGGACCCCTACAACAACGTGATCCGCACCACGATCGAAGCAATGGCCGCGACGCTGGGCGGCACGCAGTCGCTGCACACCAACGCGCTCGATGAAGCCATCGCGTTGCCGACCGATTTCTCCGCCCGCATTGCTCGCAATACGCAATTGGTGCTGCAAGAAGAAAGCGGTATCACCAATGTCGTCGATCCGCTCGGCGGCTCTTACTACATCGAAGCGCTGACTGCGAAGCTGGTCGAAGAGGCCGAGGTTATGCTGGAACAGATCGAGGCGGAAGGCGGTATGACCGCCTATGTCGCGACCGGCAAACCCAAGGCCGCCATCGAACGCGCGGCGGCGGAAAAGCAGACTAGCGTCGACAAGGGCGAAACGGTGATCGTTGGCGTCAACAAGTACCGCCGCGATGTCGAGGACGAGATCGACACGCTCGATATCGACAACCACAAGGTCCGGCAGGGCCAGATCGCGCGCCTCAAGCGCGTCCGCGACGAGCGCGACGAGGCGGCATGCCAGGCTGCGCTTGAAGAGCTCACCAAGGGAGGGGCCGGTGGCGGTAACGTGTTGGAGCTGGCTGTCAAAGCCGCGCGCCATGACGCGACCTTGGGCGAAATCTCCAGCGCGATGGAAGAGGTCTTCGGCCGCCACGATGCCACACCCAAGCCCGTCAGCGGCGTGTACAAGAGCGCCTATGAATTCGACCACCGCTGGCAGCAGGTCACCGACGGTGTCGAAGCGGTCGAACGCCGCTTGGGCCGCAAGCCGAGGATCATGGTCGCCAAGATGGGCCAGGACGGCCACGACCGCGGCGCAAATGTGATCGCCAGCGCCTTCGCCGACATGGGCTTCGAAGTCGTCTCCGGCCCGCTGTTCCAGACGCCGAAGGAAGCCATGGCGATGGCGCTGGAAAACGGCGTCGATGCCATCGGTGCCAGCTCGCTCGCAGCGGGGCACAAGACGCTTATCCCGGAACTCATCGACCTGCTCAGGGAAGCGGGCCGCAGCGATATCAAGGTCGTCGCGGGCGGCGTGATACCGCCGCAGGATTACGACTTCCTGCGCGAGGCCGGGGTGCAGGGTATTTACGGCCCGGGAAGCAACGTGGTCGAATGCGGGGCCGACATGCTGCGCCTGCTCGGCCACAACATGCCGCCTGCCGGGGATGAGCTGGACGAGGCGGCGGAGTGA
- a CDS encoding enoyl-CoA hydratase-related protein: MDYETIIVERDGPLMTITLNQPERLNAMAPQMADEIGAAFYDLGAGENGARAVLITGAGKGFCSGADLSARGERSALAMNGGSHLALQNHYNPAISQVLRAPVPVVCAVNGPAAGVGCSLGLAGDFTIAGKSAYFLQAFVNIGLVPDGGSTWLLTRAIGRARATRMMMLGEKIGGEQAEEWGLVYKCVEDDALMDEARALAEKLANGPTLALKTMKQNIALAIDGSLQQVLLAEAEGQRLAGASEDAAEGGKAFLEKRKAQFKGR, encoded by the coding sequence GTGGATTACGAAACCATCATCGTCGAGCGGGACGGCCCGCTGATGACCATCACCCTCAACCAGCCCGAGCGCCTCAACGCCATGGCCCCGCAAATGGCCGATGAGATCGGCGCGGCGTTCTATGATCTGGGCGCAGGAGAAAATGGGGCGCGCGCGGTGCTGATCACCGGGGCGGGCAAGGGATTCTGCTCGGGCGCGGACCTCTCGGCGCGCGGCGAGCGGAGCGCTCTGGCGATGAATGGCGGCAGTCACCTCGCGCTACAGAACCACTACAATCCCGCAATCAGCCAGGTGCTGCGCGCACCGGTGCCGGTGGTATGCGCGGTCAACGGCCCGGCGGCGGGTGTCGGCTGCTCGCTGGGTCTGGCGGGCGATTTCACCATTGCCGGCAAGAGCGCCTATTTCCTGCAGGCCTTTGTCAATATCGGCCTCGTGCCGGACGGCGGCTCCACATGGCTGCTGACCCGCGCCATCGGTCGCGCCCGCGCCACCCGCATGATGATGCTGGGCGAGAAGATCGGCGGCGAACAGGCCGAGGAATGGGGGTTGGTCTACAAATGCGTCGAGGACGATGCGCTGATGGACGAAGCCCGCGCGTTGGCGGAAAAGCTCGCCAACGGTCCGACGCTGGCGCTCAAGACGATGAAGCAGAATATCGCGCTGGCGATCGACGGCTCGCTGCAGCAGGTGCTGCTCGCCGAGGCGGAGGGCCAGCGCCTGGCCGGTGCCAGCGAAGACGCGGCGGAAGGCGGCAAAGCCTTTCTCGAGAAGCGCAAGGCCCAGTTTAAGGGTCGCTGA
- a CDS encoding NAD-dependent epimerase/dehydratase family protein — protein MAGAVLVTGGTGYIGGELIKQLLAKGWTVHTTIRDTAKSEVRLFDRFGQPPADKLKVFQAELLSDDGWAEAVAGCTHVAHVASPVSDTTPDDEDELIVPAREGTLRARRFARQAGVQRFVHTSSIAAVAYGRGGKEYTSTEADWTDVNSPDTTAYAKSKTIAERTARDWIAAEGAKDGKSTEYVSINPVLVLGPVDSNDFSASVTPVTMLLTGKVPMAPDIGFGVVDLRDVADLHVRCLEAPGINGERFIASGKFMKMIDLANVMRRGLTKEQAKKLPKRSMPGWVASLFMLINPPFRSVKNELGRVRHSDASHAEEVLGWKTRPEEDSILDCARSLFEHGVVKV, from the coding sequence ATGGCTGGCGCTGTTCTGGTAACCGGCGGCACCGGCTATATCGGCGGTGAGCTGATCAAGCAGTTGCTGGCCAAGGGATGGACGGTGCACACCACCATCCGCGACACGGCCAAGAGCGAGGTGCGGCTGTTCGACCGCTTCGGCCAGCCGCCTGCGGACAAGCTCAAGGTCTTCCAGGCCGAATTGCTGAGCGACGATGGCTGGGCCGAAGCAGTTGCCGGATGCACCCACGTCGCCCACGTCGCTTCGCCGGTTTCCGACACCACGCCGGACGACGAGGACGAGCTGATCGTCCCGGCTCGCGAAGGCACTCTGCGCGCGCGCCGCTTTGCCCGGCAAGCAGGCGTGCAGCGCTTCGTCCATACCAGCTCGATCGCCGCCGTCGCCTATGGTCGCGGGGGCAAGGAATACACCTCCACCGAGGCGGACTGGACCGACGTCAATTCGCCGGACACCACCGCCTATGCCAAGTCCAAGACCATTGCCGAACGCACAGCGCGGGACTGGATCGCGGCGGAGGGCGCCAAAGACGGAAAGAGCACGGAATATGTCTCGATCAATCCCGTGCTGGTGCTCGGCCCGGTCGACAGCAACGACTTCTCCGCCTCGGTCACTCCGGTGACGATGCTGCTGACCGGCAAGGTACCGATGGCACCTGACATTGGCTTCGGCGTGGTCGATCTGCGCGACGTGGCCGACCTGCATGTGCGCTGTCTCGAAGCGCCGGGCATCAATGGCGAGCGCTTCATCGCTTCCGGTAAGTTCATGAAGATGATCGACCTCGCGAATGTCATGCGCAGAGGGCTGACGAAGGAGCAGGCGAAGAAACTGCCCAAGCGGTCAATGCCCGGTTGGGTCGCGAGCCTGTTCATGCTCATCAATCCGCCGTTCCGCTCCGTGAAGAACGAGCTGGGCAGGGTGCGCCATTCGGATGCGAGCCATGCCGAGGAAGTGCTGGGCTGGAAGACGCGGCCCGAGGAAGACAGCATCCTCGATTGCGCGCGCAGCCTGTTCGAACATGGGGTGGTGAAGGTCTAG
- the gorA gene encoding glutathione-disulfide reductase: protein MAEYDYDLFTIGGGSGGVRASRVAAAHGARVAIAEEHRIGGTCVIRGCVPKKMLVYGAHFAEDLEDCQKFGWEIEGKSFDWIKLRDNVLADVDRLEDAYTDTLESHDVAIFKERAEITGDHEITLASGKTVTAKYILIATGARPRLPECAGVEHGITSNEAFHLDELPKKVIIAGGGYIANEFAGIFNEFGSKVCIVNRGDQLLRGYDEALRDRLLQISVMKGIDFEFNTVFEYIKPCEDGGYFVKLKNNDEERVDLVMFAIGRVPNTEKLGLDTVGVALGDNGEIKVDEFSKTSVNYIYAVGDVTDRVQLTPVAIREGQAFADSVFGPNDPYAVDHSCIASAVFSHPPIAAVGMTEGEAKNKLGSVRVYQSDFRPMKNVLAQRNERSLFKMVCEGDNDRIVGIHMIAPDAPEMMQAAAIAVKAGLTKADFDATTAIHPTMAEELVLMK, encoded by the coding sequence ATGGCCGAATACGACTACGACCTCTTCACCATCGGCGGCGGATCGGGCGGCGTGCGCGCCTCCCGCGTCGCGGCCGCCCATGGGGCCAGGGTCGCCATTGCCGAAGAGCACCGCATCGGCGGCACCTGTGTCATCCGCGGCTGTGTGCCCAAGAAGATGCTGGTCTACGGCGCGCATTTCGCGGAGGATCTCGAGGACTGCCAGAAGTTCGGCTGGGAAATCGAAGGCAAGAGCTTCGACTGGATCAAGCTGCGCGACAACGTGCTGGCAGATGTCGACCGGCTCGAGGACGCCTATACCGACACGCTCGAAAGCCACGATGTCGCAATCTTCAAGGAACGCGCCGAGATCACCGGCGACCATGAGATTACGCTCGCCAGCGGTAAGACGGTCACCGCCAAATACATCCTGATCGCCACCGGCGCGCGTCCGCGCCTGCCGGAATGCGCAGGGGTCGAGCACGGCATCACGTCCAACGAGGCCTTCCATCTCGACGAGCTGCCCAAGAAGGTGATCATCGCCGGCGGCGGCTATATCGCCAACGAATTCGCCGGCATCTTCAACGAATTCGGCAGCAAGGTCTGTATCGTCAATCGCGGCGACCAGTTGCTGCGCGGCTATGACGAAGCACTGCGCGATCGCCTGCTCCAAATCTCGGTGATGAAAGGCATTGATTTCGAGTTCAACACCGTCTTCGAATACATCAAGCCATGCGAGGACGGCGGCTATTTCGTGAAGCTGAAGAACAATGACGAAGAGCGCGTCGATCTCGTCATGTTCGCGATCGGCCGCGTGCCGAACACCGAGAAGCTGGGCCTCGACACCGTGGGTGTGGCGCTCGGCGACAATGGCGAAATCAAGGTCGACGAATTCAGCAAGACCAGCGTCAATTACATCTATGCCGTCGGTGACGTGACCGACCGCGTTCAGCTGACTCCGGTGGCGATCCGCGAGGGGCAGGCCTTTGCCGACAGCGTCTTCGGACCGAACGATCCCTATGCCGTCGATCACAGCTGCATTGCGAGCGCGGTGTTCAGCCACCCGCCCATCGCCGCCGTCGGCATGACCGAAGGGGAGGCGAAGAACAAGCTGGGCTCGGTGCGCGTCTACCAGTCGGACTTCCGCCCGATGAAGAACGTGCTCGCCCAGCGCAACGAACGCAGCCTCTTCAAAATGGTCTGCGAAGGCGACAATGATCGCATCGTCGGCATCCACATGATCGCGCCCGACGCGCCCGAGATGATGCAGGCTGCGGCCATTGCGGTGAAGGCCGGGCTGACCAAGGCCGATTTCGATGCGACGACCGCGATCCACCCGACCATGGCCGAAGAGCTGGTGCTGATGAAGTAG
- the mce gene encoding methylmalonyl-CoA epimerase, with protein sequence MKLGRLNHIGVATPSIADSIAHYRDVMGASDITEPFDLPEQGVKVCFVNTPTHSGMDGTQIELIEPYDESSPINGFLAKNPAGGQHHVCFEVPDIEAARAWFEGQGKRILGPTRIGAHGTPIFFVHPKDMMGQLTEIMETPKEGH encoded by the coding sequence ATGAAACTCGGTCGTTTGAACCACATCGGCGTTGCTACGCCTTCAATCGCCGACTCCATCGCGCATTATCGCGATGTGATGGGGGCAAGCGATATCACCGAACCGTTCGACCTACCCGAGCAGGGGGTGAAGGTCTGCTTCGTCAACACGCCCACGCATAGCGGTATGGACGGCACGCAGATCGAGCTCATCGAGCCGTATGACGAAAGTTCGCCGATCAACGGCTTCCTCGCCAAGAACCCTGCGGGCGGGCAGCATCATGTCTGTTTCGAAGTGCCCGATATTGAGGCTGCGCGCGCATGGTTCGAAGGGCAGGGTAAACGCATCCTCGGCCCGACCCGCATCGGTGCGCACGGGACGCCGATCTTCTTCGTCCACCCCAAGGATATGATGGGCCAGCTGACGGAGATCATGGAGACGCCGAAAGAGGGGCACTAG